One Panicum virgatum strain AP13 chromosome 3N, P.virgatum_v5, whole genome shotgun sequence DNA segment encodes these proteins:
- the LOC120667729 gene encoding protein FANTASTIC FOUR 1-like, with product MPSLLDSPPQAPAAGAWGSLYAVQEPAKPRHVMAAPAAAATKPAYGGLRRRNLETCTEALGCENGAVDAAPAGNVVDKGHAEAAAECAERKRRAREEEEETEERARRPLPPPLTTLAHGASRVRMVHERRDGRLAVYAVRTPGVEAERSGGRLRMRLLLPCSANNAAAAAAAACPPEEPRQAEADDGEEEEVKGAGEEEYGVAKYVRGGRCVEPEVAAAAARRGGKQWEPEQAAAFWVATS from the coding sequence ATGCCGTCGCTGCTCGACTCGCCGCCGcaggccccggccgccggcgcctgggGCTCGCTGTACGCCGTCCAGGAGCCCGCGAAGCCCCGCCACGTGATggccgccccggcggcggctgccacgAAGCCGGCGTACGGCGGCCTCAGGAGGAGGAACCTCGAGACGTGCACCGAGGCGCTCGGGTGCGAGAACGGCGCCGtcgacgccgcgccggccggtaACGTGGTCGACAAAGGccacgcggaggcggcggcggagtgcgCGGAGAGGAAGCGGCGCgcacgggaggaggaggaagagacggAGGAGAGGGCGCGCCGGCCCCTGCCCCCGCCGCTGACGACGCTGGCGCACGGCGCCAGCCGCGTGCGGATGGTCCACGAGCGGCGCGACGGCCGGCTGGCCGTGTACGCCGTGCGCACGCCTGGGGTGGAGGCcgagcgcagcggcggccgcctccgcatgcgcctcctcctcccatgcAGCGCCAacaatgccgccgccgccgccgccgcggcgtgcccCCCAGAAGAACCACGACAAGCGGAGGCCGacgacggggaggaggaggaggtaaaAGGAGCCGGCGAGGAGGAGTATGGCGTGGCCAAGTACgtgcgcggcggccggtgcgTGGAGCcggaggtcgccgccgcggcggcgaggcgcggcggcaAGCAGTGGGAGCCGGAGCAGGCCGCCGCGTTCTGGGTCGCCACCTCCTGA